In the genome of Amaranthus tricolor cultivar Red isolate AtriRed21 chromosome 15, ASM2621246v1, whole genome shotgun sequence, one region contains:
- the LOC130801155 gene encoding uncharacterized protein LOC130801155 — translation MTCIQTLHWRLETCGWVCVQMVLTPLEVRVNYSSWPVIVTPYNLPQWMCMKKPYMFLTVIVPGRSNPKHNIDLYLQPLIQELNMLWEEGIYTFDVSRKENFQLRAALMWTINDFPAYLMLSGWSTAGRYACPYCMDDSQAFYLTHSKKMCWFDCHRRFLDRSHPYRRNRINFRSGVVEKRDPPVIRTGHELLDELDQFGFLRVYEEDAPEHNKEVSKYSAGWKKKSVCWDLPYWKTNIIRHNLDVMHIEKNVFDNIFNTLLCVPSKTKDHIKGRHDLRELGIRSELHPIGTSIPKASYTLNEQQIRALLQWLKSIRFPDGYVSNMARNIDMAKHQLFGMKSHDCHVFMQRFIPIAFRELLPVKIGEALTELSLYFRSLTTTKLCVEDLRKMEVDIPVIICKLETIFPPTFFDSMEHLAIHLAYEARIAGPVQYRWMYPFER, via the exons aTGACATGCATCCAGACTTTGCATTGGAGACTCGAAACGTGCGGTTGGGTctgtgtacagatggttttaacccCTTTGGAAGTTAGGGTCAACTATTCATCGTGGCCTGTCATTGTCACACCATACAATCTTCCGCaatggatgtgcatgaagaagccgtatatgttcttgaccgtgattgtccctgggcggagtaatccaaagcacaacattgacttatatcttcaaccactaatacaagagctgaatatgttgtgggaggagggtatttatacatttgatgtgtcaagaaaggagaatttccaactgcgagcagctttaatgtggacgatCAATGACTTTCCGGCTTATTTGATGTTGTCCGGGTGGAGTACTGCGGGCCGATATGCTTGCCCTTACTGCATGGATGATTCACAAGCCTTCTACCTTACGCATAGCAAGAAGATGTGTTGGTTTGATTGTCATAGAAGGTTTTTAGATAGAAGTCATCCCTATAGGAGAAATAGAATAAATTTCAGATCAGGCGTTGTTGAGAAAAGGGATCCGCCTGTTATTCGGACTGGACATGAATTACTTGATGAGTTAGACCAGTTTGGTTTTTTGAGAGTCTATGAAGAAGATGCACCGGAACATAATAAAGAGGTTAGTAAGTACTCAGCTGGATGGAAGAAGAAGAGCGTATGTTGGGATTTGCCATATTGGAAAACTAACATCATTCGACATAATTTGGATGTTATGCACATAGAGAAGAAtgtttttgataacattttcaacactttgttgtgtgtgccaagtaaaacaaaggatcacatCAAGGGTAGACACGATCTGCGTGAACTTGGTATACGTTCAGAATTGCATCCTATAG GTACGTCTATTCCTAAAGCTTCCTATACATTAAATGAACAACAGATACGTGCCTTGCTTCAATGGTTGAAGAGTATTAGATTTCCCGATGGTTATGTCTCCAATATGGCAAGGAATATTGACATGGCCAAGCATCAATTGTTCGGCATGAAAAGTCACGACTGTCATGTTTTCATGCAACGCTTCATTCCAATTGCATTCAGAGAATTGCTACCGGTAAAGATTGGGGAAGCTCTTACCGAGTTGAGCTTATATTTTCGAAGTTTGACAACCACAAAGCTATGTGTGGAGGATTTGAGGAAGATGGAAGTAGATATTCCGGTTATCATCTGCAAACTAGAGACTATATTTCCGCCTACATTCTTTGATAGTATGGAACACCTTGCTATCCATTTGGCATATGAGGCTAGGATTGCAGGACCAGTCCAATACAGATGGATGTATCCGTTTGAGAGGTAA
- the LOC130801157 gene encoding 23 kDa jasmonate-induced protein-like: MSHIVFGAPITDQTLKAVARIEGKDVTTFTALDRSRYTMTTRGDEKKEKKADTYLEKLRFADNVNGVECLVFNAIGGHLVLDSYQNWGGSLGSGPYPLTIENGQFGAFFHGMFDGTKESSGAVCYTGIYDIRTSGVGEWVMAWKYTPGTKPPLRCRAEARQKALYREGTKGAEEAWKKLKKDLETGSNYKHHNDGIMCIVGHIGYVDKEGKELDDPTSDTVPRISASMYLYNNNPSS, encoded by the exons ATGTCCCATATTGTGTTTGGAGCACCAATCACCGATCAAACACTGAAGGCTGTGGCTAGGATTGAAGGCAAAGATGTAACTACCTTCACAGCTTTGGACAGATCCAGGTATACCATGACTACGAGGGGCGAtgaaaagaaggagaagaaagcAGACACGTATTTGGAGAAACTCCGATTTGCGGATAACGTTAATGGGGTGGAATGCCTTGTTTTTAACGCCATTGGAGGGCATTTGGTGTTGGATAGTTATCAAAACTGGGGCGGAAGCCTAGGCAGTGGGCCTTATCCGCTCACCATAGAAAATGGACAATTTGGTGCCTTCTTTCATGGAATGTTTGACGGTACAAAAGAAAGTTCAGGTGCTGTATGCTATACCGGAATCTATGATATCAGAACTAGTGGCGTAGGAGAATGGGTCATGGCCTGGAAATACACACCCGGAACCAAACCACCACTCCGG TGTCGTGCTGAAGCGAGGCAAAAAGCGTTGTATCGTGAGGGTACGAAAGGGGCTGAGGAGGCTTGGAAGAAATTGAAGAAGGATCTGGAAACAGGTTCTAATTACAAACATCATAACGATGGCATAATGTGCATTGTCGGTCACATTGGTTACGTCGACAAAGAAGGGAAAGAATTAGATGACCCTACAAGTGACACCGTCCCCAGAATTTCAGCGTCAATGTATCTTTACAATAACAATCCTTCTTCTTGA
- the LOC130801158 gene encoding uncharacterized protein LOC130801158, giving the protein MPPPSGRAVSHVRSYFTKEPTDNPDFFLCTCQICESQGVNPLVSYDFTRGGGTGSFNKHLAKKHGITKETHAASGSGTTSGSRQWDIPSGGRRFLDEKRSRLAPHSIQICVCKKDWDQAELQTQGLKNDNDQGDDDPWMMMDTSASLSGGESAEASNQPDDDDEVE; this is encoded by the exons atgccaccacctagtggtagagctgtttcacatgtgcggtcgtattttacaaaagaaccaaccgacaatccagattttttcttatgcacttgtcaaatttgtgaaagtcaaggagtaaatcccttagtttcatacgatttcaccagag gtggtggtacgggatcttttaacaaacatttggcaaagaagcatggaatcacaaaagaaactcatgcagcaagtggtagcgggaccacaagtggaagccgacagtgggacattcccagcggag gtagaagatttttagacgaaaagagatctcgtcttgctccacatagtattcaaatatgtgtttgcaagaaagattgggatcaagcggagcttcaaacacaaggactcaagaacgataatgatcaaggcgatgatgatccatggatgatgatggatacatctgcatcattgtcaggaggagagtcagcggaagcatctaaccaaccagatgatgatgacgaagtcgaatag